Proteins co-encoded in one Triplophysa dalaica isolate WHDGS20190420 chromosome 16, ASM1584641v1, whole genome shotgun sequence genomic window:
- the LOC130438393 gene encoding uncharacterized protein LOC130438393, which translates to MGERKVTLLIICIYLCIKAYETCMPPECIICNPDVSDLCPQCNQSCYNNASANCRQDFNVTLMPSSKVVNKWKDATVTCFHNLPRDNISISWIVNKNLREGDDNETLQILEITEKLEITCNISSICGNFDNTTTITLESSNDILVVLICFLAAFFILVSFAIVMKIIQNKGQAQREARSRQREQNIQNIHSTATISTSYW; encoded by the exons ATGGGAGAACGTAAAGTAACGCTGCTCATCATCTGCATTTATCTCT GCATTAAAGCGTATGAAACCTGCATGCCGCCTGAATGCATCATTTGTAATCCTGACGTATCAG ACCTTTGCCCGCAGTGTAACCAAAGCTGCTACAACA ATGCTTCGGCAAATTGCAGACAAG ATTTCAATGTGACCCTGATGCCCAGTTCCAAAGTAGTCAATAAATGGAAAGACGCAACTGTGACATGCTTTCATAACCTTCCCCGAGACAATATTTCTATCAGCTGGATCGTAAACAAGAATTTAAGGGAGGGAGATGATAACGAAACATTACAGATCCTCGAAATCACAGAAAAATTGGAAATCACATGTAACATCAGCAGCATTTGTGGAAACTTCGACAACACCACAACCATCACTTTAGAGA GTTCAAATGACATATTGGTTGTATTGATCTGTTTCCTGGCAGCATTCTTTATCCTGGTCTCTTTCGCCATAGTCATGAAGATCATTCAAAACAAAGGACAAG ctcAAAGAGAAGCCAGGAGTAGACAACGAGAGCAGAACATTCAGAACATCCACAGCACTGCTACCATATCCACAAGCTACTGGTGA